One window of the Hippocampus zosterae strain Florida chromosome 8, ASM2543408v3, whole genome shotgun sequence genome contains the following:
- the sac3d1 gene encoding SAC3 domain-containing protein 1 isoform X2: MEATKHVSQCFNVQRGYNAVIHTELVKHMMTNAAAPPCGMMHHNKGSRKWQNPGRGQGRSQSQMKENVKTQQRGDNTVPRGVCQTMCPARELHKRESQNRLHRFEMVVGTEKDRRPRADPLRAVKEYSRPAAGKDFANSADLRPPAVLLKTVCYLIDEVAASPHLHPWTEVYSFVFDRLRSVKQDMIIQRAHGPDCVAILERMVRFLIYASHRLCDEPLQLFDPCINDTHLQENLSWLLDCYANETGPHPNQDEFQALGLLYNLGSHRATQHIMELPAPLRRAPAIMLAISINRSFLDRNPVRLLRSAHRLSFLQACALHRHVTASRKDLLLIYSHGYGSRNCRFPLDALCKLLALEKRLTSALCQACGVEVNADEQVMFSKASFAEPEQEKLCCSLYHNIVAEKEKELTISSIINGCV; the protein is encoded by the exons ATGGAAGCTACGAAACACGTCTCTCAGTGTTTTAATGTTCAACGCGGATATAATGCTGTCATTCACACGGAGCTAGTTAAACACATGATGACCAACGCAG CTGCACCTCCCTGCGGAATGATGCACCACAACAAGGGGAGCAGAAAATGGCAGAACCCGGGACGCGGGCAAGGACGCAGTCAATCCCagatgaaagaaaatgtcaaaactCAGCAGCGTGGAGACAATACTGTTCCCAGGGGCGTCTGCCAGACCATGTGTCCAGCCCGGGAGCTCCACAAACGGGAATCCCAAAATCGTCTGCATCGCTTCGAGATGGTGGTGGGCACGGAGAAAGACCGTAGACCCCGAGCGGACCCCCTGCGTGCTGTCAAGGAGTATTCCAGACCGGCGGCTGGGAAAGACTTTGCCAACTCCGCCGACCTCCGTCCCCCTGCCGTGTTGCTGAAAACTGTGTGTTACCTGATTGATGAGGTCGCTGCATCTCCGCATTTGCATCCTTGGACTGAG GTGTATAGCTTTGTTTTTGACCGCCTGCGCAGCGTGAAGCAGGACATGATCATTCAGAGAGCGCACGGGCCAGACTGCGTGGCCATTTTGGAGCGAATGGTGCGCTTCCTCATATACGCCTCGCACCGGCTCTGCGACGAGCCCCTGCAACTTTTTGATCCCTGCATCAATGACACGCACCTCCAGGAGAACCTCAGCTGGCTGCTGGACTGCTACGCGAACGAAACCGGGCCACATCCCAACCAGGATGAATTCCAGGCTCTTGGTTTGCTCTACAACTTAG GTTCCCATAGAGCCACGCAGCACATCATGGAGCTTCCAGCACCACTTCGTCGCGCCCCCGCCATCATGCTCGCCATCTCCATTAACCGGTCCTTCCTGGACCGTAACCCGGTACGTCTGCTGCGCTCCGCTCACCGGCTGAGCTTCCTGCAGGCCTGCGCTTTACACCGTCACGTGACGGCGAGCCGGAAGGACCTGCTGCTCATTTACAGCCACGGTTACGGCAGCCGGAACTGTCGTTTCCCACTGGATGCGCTGTGTAAGCTCCTCGCCTTGGAGAAGCGTCTGACCAGCGCGTTGTGCCAAGCGTGTGGCGTGGAGGTCAATGCGGACGAGCAGGTGATGTTTTCCAAGGCCTCCTTCGCTGAGCCAGAACAAGAGAAATTGTGCTGCTCTCTTTATCACAACATTGTGGCGGAGAAGGAAAAGGAGCTCACGATTAGCAGCATCATAAATGGCTGTGTTTGA
- the sac3d1 gene encoding SAC3 domain-containing protein 1 isoform X3, with amino-acid sequence MEATKHVSQCFNVQRGYNAVIHTELVKHMMTNAAAAPPCGMMHHNKGSRKWQNPGRGQGRSQSQMKENVKTQQRGDNTVPRGVCQTMCPARELHKRESQNRLHRFEMVVGTEKDRRPRADPLRAVKEYSRPAAGKDFANSADLRPPAVLLKTVCYLIDEVAASPHLHPWTEVYSFVFDRLRSVKQDMIIQRAHGPDCVAILERMENLSWLLDCYANETGPHPNQDEFQALGLLYNLGSHRATQHIMELPAPLRRAPAIMLAISINRSFLDRNPVRLLRSAHRLSFLQACALHRHVTASRKDLLLIYSHGYGSRNCRFPLDALCKLLALEKRLTSALCQACGVEVNADEQVMFSKASFAEPEQEKLCCSLYHNIVAEKEKELTISSIINGCV; translated from the exons ATGGAAGCTACGAAACACGTCTCTCAGTGTTTTAATGTTCAACGCGGATATAATGCTGTCATTCACACGGAGCTAGTTAAACACATGATGACCAACGCAG CAGCTGCACCTCCCTGCGGAATGATGCACCACAACAAGGGGAGCAGAAAATGGCAGAACCCGGGACGCGGGCAAGGACGCAGTCAATCCCagatgaaagaaaatgtcaaaactCAGCAGCGTGGAGACAATACTGTTCCCAGGGGCGTCTGCCAGACCATGTGTCCAGCCCGGGAGCTCCACAAACGGGAATCCCAAAATCGTCTGCATCGCTTCGAGATGGTGGTGGGCACGGAGAAAGACCGTAGACCCCGAGCGGACCCCCTGCGTGCTGTCAAGGAGTATTCCAGACCGGCGGCTGGGAAAGACTTTGCCAACTCCGCCGACCTCCGTCCCCCTGCCGTGTTGCTGAAAACTGTGTGTTACCTGATTGATGAGGTCGCTGCATCTCCGCATTTGCATCCTTGGACTGAG GTGTATAGCTTTGTTTTTGACCGCCTGCGCAGCGTGAAGCAGGACATGATCATTCAGAGAGCGCACGGGCCAGACTGCGTGGCCATTTTGGAGCGAATG GAGAACCTCAGCTGGCTGCTGGACTGCTACGCGAACGAAACCGGGCCACATCCCAACCAGGATGAATTCCAGGCTCTTGGTTTGCTCTACAACTTAG GTTCCCATAGAGCCACGCAGCACATCATGGAGCTTCCAGCACCACTTCGTCGCGCCCCCGCCATCATGCTCGCCATCTCCATTAACCGGTCCTTCCTGGACCGTAACCCGGTACGTCTGCTGCGCTCCGCTCACCGGCTGAGCTTCCTGCAGGCCTGCGCTTTACACCGTCACGTGACGGCGAGCCGGAAGGACCTGCTGCTCATTTACAGCCACGGTTACGGCAGCCGGAACTGTCGTTTCCCACTGGATGCGCTGTGTAAGCTCCTCGCCTTGGAGAAGCGTCTGACCAGCGCGTTGTGCCAAGCGTGTGGCGTGGAGGTCAATGCGGACGAGCAGGTGATGTTTTCCAAGGCCTCCTTCGCTGAGCCAGAACAAGAGAAATTGTGCTGCTCTCTTTATCACAACATTGTGGCGGAGAAGGAAAAGGAGCTCACGATTAGCAGCATCATAAATGGCTGTGTTTGA
- the sac3d1 gene encoding SAC3 domain-containing protein 1 isoform X1 gives MEATKHVSQCFNVQRGYNAVIHTELVKHMMTNAAAAPPCGMMHHNKGSRKWQNPGRGQGRSQSQMKENVKTQQRGDNTVPRGVCQTMCPARELHKRESQNRLHRFEMVVGTEKDRRPRADPLRAVKEYSRPAAGKDFANSADLRPPAVLLKTVCYLIDEVAASPHLHPWTEVYSFVFDRLRSVKQDMIIQRAHGPDCVAILERMVRFLIYASHRLCDEPLQLFDPCINDTHLQENLSWLLDCYANETGPHPNQDEFQALGLLYNLGSHRATQHIMELPAPLRRAPAIMLAISINRSFLDRNPVRLLRSAHRLSFLQACALHRHVTASRKDLLLIYSHGYGSRNCRFPLDALCKLLALEKRLTSALCQACGVEVNADEQVMFSKASFAEPEQEKLCCSLYHNIVAEKEKELTISSIINGCV, from the exons ATGGAAGCTACGAAACACGTCTCTCAGTGTTTTAATGTTCAACGCGGATATAATGCTGTCATTCACACGGAGCTAGTTAAACACATGATGACCAACGCAG CAGCTGCACCTCCCTGCGGAATGATGCACCACAACAAGGGGAGCAGAAAATGGCAGAACCCGGGACGCGGGCAAGGACGCAGTCAATCCCagatgaaagaaaatgtcaaaactCAGCAGCGTGGAGACAATACTGTTCCCAGGGGCGTCTGCCAGACCATGTGTCCAGCCCGGGAGCTCCACAAACGGGAATCCCAAAATCGTCTGCATCGCTTCGAGATGGTGGTGGGCACGGAGAAAGACCGTAGACCCCGAGCGGACCCCCTGCGTGCTGTCAAGGAGTATTCCAGACCGGCGGCTGGGAAAGACTTTGCCAACTCCGCCGACCTCCGTCCCCCTGCCGTGTTGCTGAAAACTGTGTGTTACCTGATTGATGAGGTCGCTGCATCTCCGCATTTGCATCCTTGGACTGAG GTGTATAGCTTTGTTTTTGACCGCCTGCGCAGCGTGAAGCAGGACATGATCATTCAGAGAGCGCACGGGCCAGACTGCGTGGCCATTTTGGAGCGAATGGTGCGCTTCCTCATATACGCCTCGCACCGGCTCTGCGACGAGCCCCTGCAACTTTTTGATCCCTGCATCAATGACACGCACCTCCAGGAGAACCTCAGCTGGCTGCTGGACTGCTACGCGAACGAAACCGGGCCACATCCCAACCAGGATGAATTCCAGGCTCTTGGTTTGCTCTACAACTTAG GTTCCCATAGAGCCACGCAGCACATCATGGAGCTTCCAGCACCACTTCGTCGCGCCCCCGCCATCATGCTCGCCATCTCCATTAACCGGTCCTTCCTGGACCGTAACCCGGTACGTCTGCTGCGCTCCGCTCACCGGCTGAGCTTCCTGCAGGCCTGCGCTTTACACCGTCACGTGACGGCGAGCCGGAAGGACCTGCTGCTCATTTACAGCCACGGTTACGGCAGCCGGAACTGTCGTTTCCCACTGGATGCGCTGTGTAAGCTCCTCGCCTTGGAGAAGCGTCTGACCAGCGCGTTGTGCCAAGCGTGTGGCGTGGAGGTCAATGCGGACGAGCAGGTGATGTTTTCCAAGGCCTCCTTCGCTGAGCCAGAACAAGAGAAATTGTGCTGCTCTCTTTATCACAACATTGTGGCGGAGAAGGAAAAGGAGCTCACGATTAGCAGCATCATAAATGGCTGTGTTTGA
- the sac3d1 gene encoding SAC3 domain-containing protein 1 isoform X4: MMHHNKGSRKWQNPGRGQGRSQSQMKENVKTQQRGDNTVPRGVCQTMCPARELHKRESQNRLHRFEMVVGTEKDRRPRADPLRAVKEYSRPAAGKDFANSADLRPPAVLLKTVCYLIDEVAASPHLHPWTEVYSFVFDRLRSVKQDMIIQRAHGPDCVAILERMVRFLIYASHRLCDEPLQLFDPCINDTHLQENLSWLLDCYANETGPHPNQDEFQALGLLYNLGSHRATQHIMELPAPLRRAPAIMLAISINRSFLDRNPVRLLRSAHRLSFLQACALHRHVTASRKDLLLIYSHGYGSRNCRFPLDALCKLLALEKRLTSALCQACGVEVNADEQVMFSKASFAEPEQEKLCCSLYHNIVAEKEKELTISSIINGCV, translated from the exons ATGATGCACCACAACAAGGGGAGCAGAAAATGGCAGAACCCGGGACGCGGGCAAGGACGCAGTCAATCCCagatgaaagaaaatgtcaaaactCAGCAGCGTGGAGACAATACTGTTCCCAGGGGCGTCTGCCAGACCATGTGTCCAGCCCGGGAGCTCCACAAACGGGAATCCCAAAATCGTCTGCATCGCTTCGAGATGGTGGTGGGCACGGAGAAAGACCGTAGACCCCGAGCGGACCCCCTGCGTGCTGTCAAGGAGTATTCCAGACCGGCGGCTGGGAAAGACTTTGCCAACTCCGCCGACCTCCGTCCCCCTGCCGTGTTGCTGAAAACTGTGTGTTACCTGATTGATGAGGTCGCTGCATCTCCGCATTTGCATCCTTGGACTGAG GTGTATAGCTTTGTTTTTGACCGCCTGCGCAGCGTGAAGCAGGACATGATCATTCAGAGAGCGCACGGGCCAGACTGCGTGGCCATTTTGGAGCGAATGGTGCGCTTCCTCATATACGCCTCGCACCGGCTCTGCGACGAGCCCCTGCAACTTTTTGATCCCTGCATCAATGACACGCACCTCCAGGAGAACCTCAGCTGGCTGCTGGACTGCTACGCGAACGAAACCGGGCCACATCCCAACCAGGATGAATTCCAGGCTCTTGGTTTGCTCTACAACTTAG GTTCCCATAGAGCCACGCAGCACATCATGGAGCTTCCAGCACCACTTCGTCGCGCCCCCGCCATCATGCTCGCCATCTCCATTAACCGGTCCTTCCTGGACCGTAACCCGGTACGTCTGCTGCGCTCCGCTCACCGGCTGAGCTTCCTGCAGGCCTGCGCTTTACACCGTCACGTGACGGCGAGCCGGAAGGACCTGCTGCTCATTTACAGCCACGGTTACGGCAGCCGGAACTGTCGTTTCCCACTGGATGCGCTGTGTAAGCTCCTCGCCTTGGAGAAGCGTCTGACCAGCGCGTTGTGCCAAGCGTGTGGCGTGGAGGTCAATGCGGACGAGCAGGTGATGTTTTCCAAGGCCTCCTTCGCTGAGCCAGAACAAGAGAAATTGTGCTGCTCTCTTTATCACAACATTGTGGCGGAGAAGGAAAAGGAGCTCACGATTAGCAGCATCATAAATGGCTGTGTTTGA
- the haus8 gene encoding HAUS augmin-like complex subunit 8 — protein sequence MASGKATQETSGGKSTVANAKSGIGPKTNKSATAKKPTATASKSKGVTIQSRCVQAAEKKSISESNSLNSDSVSLPQRPSSPKPSTSKVKVGNPVRCSMGPAALGISNGKIVPSRYMQAAEKSSLSKSNSHNNDSGSLQQKFLSPKPIRAKCAPAQCSMVPPAHGTTKATQRDESSVLQNTVLQSTFSDGHNFRPDFDISAIGGKTVHQNSEETKRSQEDDDKKCIEMQAWPLAFLTAKMAHNMAKLKPEAEARLLHMMEEEAALHSEVMEKKRQYLLMEKRRLANELLDLQISDLTPASEAVKPFTESYRTLASAVDTTRHVLPVMNFHIAGDGGEFLGKAEACLKESEVLLKDLTEGDHEDNRVALESLQGIKRDSKDMLQQLPGLLSELLELASLHSRRSVLVQQAEEEEKMGSARVLELYCPKR from the exons ATGGCCTCCGGAAAAGCGACGCAAGAAACAAGCGGCGGTAAAAGTACCGTCGCAAATGCGAAAAG tgggaTTGGCCCTAAAACCAACAAGAGTGCAACTGCGAAGAAGCCCACTGCCACCGCTTCCAAAT CAAAAGGAGTTACTATCCAATCTCGATGCGTGCAGGCTGCTGAGAAAAAGTCTATTTCAGAG AGTAACTCGCTTAACAGTGATTCTGTGAGTTTACCACAGAGACCCTCCTCGCCTAAACCCAGCACTTCCAAAGTAAAAGTAGGCAACCCTGTGCGATGCTCCATGGGCCCTGCAGCTTTGGGAATAT CAAATGGGAAGATTGTCCCATCTCGGTACATGCAAGCTGCTGAGAAATCATCTCTTTCAAAG AGTAACTCCCACAACAACGATTCCGGGAGTTTACAACAAAAGTTCTTGTCGCCTAAACCCATCCGTGCGAAATGCGCCCCTGCGCAATGCTCCATGGTCCCGCCAGCTCATGGAACAA CCAAGGCGACACAGCGGGATGAATCTTCAGTCTTACAAAACACGGTCCTGCAGTCCACCTTCTCTGACGGACACAACTTCCGTCCTGATTTTGATATTTCAGCCATTGGAG GTAAAACAGTGCACCAAAATTCTGAAGAGACTAAGAGGAGCCAAGAAGACGACGACAAAAAGTGCATCGAGATGCAAGCGTGGCCTTTGGCTTTTCTCACTGCCAAG ATGGCTCATAACATGGCCAAGCTGAAGCCTGAGGCGGAGGCGAGGCTGCTGCACATGATGGAGGAGGAAGCGGCGCTGCACAGCGAGGTGATGGAAAAGAAGCGGCAGTACCTCCTCATGGAGAAGCGGAGGCTGGCCAATGAGCTTCTGGACTTGCAG ATTTCTGATTTGACTCCTGCGTCAGAAGCTGTCAAACCCTTCACAGAGTCATACAGGACTTTGGCCTCAGCTGTCGACACCACCCGGCACGTGCTGCCGGTCATGAACTTCCACATTGCCGGCGACGGGGGGGAATTTCTCG GTAAAGCAGAGGCTTGTTTGAAAGAAAGCGAGGTGCTTCTGAAAGACTTAACAGAGGGAGATCACGAGGACAACCGTGTCGCTCTGGAGTCCCTTCAAGGAATCAAGAGGGACTCGAAAGACATGCTTCAGCAGTTGCCTGG ATTGCTTTCCGAACTGCTGGAGTTGGCATCGCTGCATTCCCGTCGCAGCGTCTTAGTACAGcaggctgaggaggaggagaaaatggGCTCTGCCAGGGTCCTGGAACTATACTGCCCAAAACGGTGA
- the foxe3 gene encoding forkhead box protein E3, with protein MNLANYSYYSGMCNMTAETQHSPAEISPVVLSPNVSLDSPLPPLLLQGRSKDGVLIKSEPRGPSPDAEDGVVLGQTDQEHLPTGSRRRKRPVQRGKPPYSYIALIAMAIANSPERKLTLGGIYKFIMERFPFYRENSKKWQNSIRHNLTLNDCFVKIPREPGRPGKGNYWTLDPAAEDMFDNGSFLRRRKRFKRTDVSTYPGYIQSSSAFTPTPMGRPSYPNTLYAGIGSGYAASSPHPAMLHHYQTSAGVCQAQPRMFSIDNIISPQTIGELNPQALQGLGGGDLPAMTSSCSVTGGDPSACFQTQTVNQSANNLTPAYPYSSPASPSNLTGVAQSGFSPGSSQVYCPGNRLSLPALRPSSCAEHTEQLLGLSGPMNTYNNSYMRQANFASGLERYM; from the coding sequence ATGAATCTGGCAAACTACTCGTACTATTCTGGCATGTGCAACATGACCGCAGAGACGCAGCACTCTCCCGCGGAGATCAGCCCGGTGGTCCTGTCCCCCAACGTCAGCCTGGACTCGCCTCTGCCCCCGCTTTTGCTGCAAGGCCGCTCCAAGGACGGCGTCCTGATCAAGTCGGAGCCGCGGGGGCCCAGCCCCGACGCCGAGGACGGAGTCGTGCTGGGCCAGACGGATCAGGAGCACCTGCCCACCGGTAGCCGCCGCAGGAAGAGGCCCGTGCAGCGTGGCAAACCCCCTTACAGCTACATCGCTCTCATCGCCATGGCCATCGCCAACTCCCCCGAGAGGAAACTCACTCTGGGGGGCATTTATAAATTCATCATGGAGCGCTTTCCGTTCTACAGGGAGAACTCCAAGAAGTGGCAGAATTCGATCCGTCACAACTTGACCCTCAACGACTGTTTCGTCAAGATCCCGCGGGAGCCCGGCAGACCCGGTAAGGGCAACTACTGGACTCTGGACCCCGCCGCCGAGGACATGTTCGACAACGGAAGCTTCCTGAGGAGACGCAAGCGGTTCAAGCGCACAGATGTGAGCACCTACCCGGGTTACATCCAGAGCTCCAGCGCCTTCACGCCCACCCCGATGGGAAGGCCTTCCTACCCCAACACCCTGTACGCGGGGATCGGGTCCGGCTACGCGGCTTCCTCCCCGCATCCGGCCATGCTGCATCACTACCAGACTTCCGCCGGCGTGTGCCAGGCGCAGCCGCGCATGTTCAGCATCGATAACATCATCAGCCCTCAGACGATCGGGGAACTCAACCCCCAAGCTTTGCAGGGGCTCGGCGGGGGCGACCTGCCCGCCATGACCTCCAGCTGCTCGGTCACCGGGGGGGACCCTTCGGCGTGTTTCCAGACCCAAACCGTCAACCAGTCCGCTAACAACCTCACCCCGGCGTACCCCTACTCCTCCCCGGCCTCGCCTTCCAACCTGACCGGCGTGGCCCAGTCCGGGTTCTCCCCCGGGAGCTCTCAGGTGTACTGCCCGGGCAACAGGCTCTCTCTGCCGGCTCTCCGGCCGAGCTCCTGCGCGGAACACACGGAGCAGCTTCTGGGTCTCTCTGGCCCGATGAACACTTACAACAACTCTTACATGAGACAGGCCAACTTTGCATCGGGACTGGAACGATACATGTGA